The window GGGGGGCCCCACGACTGGTGCGGGGCCCGCCGCACACGACGCGGCACCCACGACCTATTGCCAGATCGGCTTCAGCTCATTCACGGTCACCGAGACCGTCGCCTGCCCGCCACGGGCAAAGACTTCGAGGCCGTGCAAGCTGTCGCTGGGGATGATGCCCACGGGTATGTAGACCTGCCCGTCGCCGCCGAAGATCTCAATGGAGGCGCGGTCCACGATCAGGCGCAGCGTCAGCGTGTCGCCACTCAACTCCAGCGGCGCAGTGCAGCCCAGACACGCAAGCTGCCTGTTGCCGGCGTGGTAGGTCACCGGGATGCCGCGCACGTGGAACCCAACCTGGCTTGCGCCCTGCAGCGCGAACTCGGCGGTCACGTCGAACAGGTCGCCCGCCATGTCGGCCAGAGGGTTGGCGCCGCGCAGTCGCACGTCCGCGAAGCGATGGCTCGGGCCGTGCAGGCTCGCGACCTCGCGGACCGGCTGCGCGCGCAGGCGCGGGCCGTCGGGGGTGCTGTGCAGCGTCAGCTCGGCCGGGAGAGTCATCATCTGGTTGCAGGGCATCCCCGGCAGCTCGACGCGCCCCCAGCCGATCACGACACGGCGGCCGTCGGGGACGTCGTTGAAGGTCTGCGAGGCATAGAAGCAGTTGCCGCGATGCAGCGGCTGCGGGTCGGTCTCGGGCGTGAAGGTCGTCCCGTCGAAGCGCCCGACCAGATACAGCCCATTCCCGCCGTAGAAGACCCAGCGCACGTCGTCCGCGTCGCCGTCCAGCGGCAGGGGGAAGAACTCGGGGCACTCGCTGCTGCCCGCGACATGCACGTCGCACAGCCTCTCCCACTGCTTCAGGTCCGGCGAGGCGAAGAGGGCGAAGTCGTGCTGCTCCAGGTACAGCGCCATGACCCACTTGCGGTCCGGCTCATACCAGATGACCTTCGGGTCGCGGTTGCTGCCGGCGAGGTGCGGCAGAACCGGGTTGCCGCCGTACCTGGTGAACGTGCGGCCCCGGTCGTTGCTGTAGGCGAGGCACTGGGTGAAGGGGTCGCCGGCGGCGGTGTACATGCACACGAGCGGCGGCTCGTCTCCGGTCTGGAAGCCCGTGGTGTTGTGATGGTCCACGACCGCCGAGCCCGAGAAGCACGTGCCGAGCGCATCGGGGTAGAGGGCGACCGGCAGTTCGCGCCAGTGGATCATGTCGGGGCTGACCGCGTGTCCCCAGTGCATGTTGCCCCAGCCCCAGCCGTACGGGTTGTGCTGGTAGAACAGGTGGTACTCTCCGGCGTGGTACACCAGACCGTTGGGGTCGTTGAGCCAGCCCCGCCGCGAGGAGAAGTGGACCTGTGGGCGGTAGGCTTCGCG is drawn from bacterium and contains these coding sequences:
- a CDS encoding glycoside hydrolase family 32 protein, with amino-acid sequence MELTLGKQYLSFPVRRGAAMQRLTVAIADGLTRTFDLELSAEQPDFWAFMDVGEFVGRTATINAGAPAPDLQAITNDDDLRDADDLYREAYRPQVHFSSRRGWLNDPNGLVYHAGEYHLFYQHNPYGWGWGNMHWGHAVSPDMIHWRELPVALYPDALGTCFSGSAVVDHHNTTGFQTGDEPPLVCMYTAAGDPFTQCLAYSNDRGRTFTRYGGNPVLPHLAGSNRDPKVIWYEPDRKWVMALYLEQHDFALFASPDLKQWERLCDVHVAGSSECPEFFPLPLDGDADDVRWVFYGGNGLYLVGRFDGTTFTPETDPQPLHRGNCFYASQTFNDVPDGRRVVIGWGRVELPGMPCNQMMTLPAELTLHSTPDGPRLRAQPVREVASLHGPSHRFADVRLRGANPLADMAGDLFDVTAEFALQGASQVGFHVRGIPVTYHAGNRQLACLGCTAPLELSGDTLTLRLIVDRASIEIFGGDGQVYIPVGIIPSDSLHGLEVFARGGQATVSVTVNELKPIWQ